The sequence CGCAAACTAATGCGGGCGTACTATTACAATGCCCCCCGAGACCAGACTAGTGATCCCGATAAATACAATGAACAGCAGAAGTTTTTCGACCGCTTGCGCAAGGTGCCATATTTGCAAGTGGAATTAGGGCGACTGGAGAAGCATTCGGGCGCTTGGGTGGAAAAGGGCGTTGATGTCTCACTTGCAGTAGATATGTTGGAGCTGGCCTATCGTAATGCCTATGATACGGCAATTATCGTGAGTGGTGACGCAGATTTCGCTAGGGTAGCAGAGGCCGTAAAGTCATTAGGAAAACATGTGGAGAATGCGTTTTGTCACACCGGACAGTCCCGACGATTGCGAGAGGCCTGTGATCGGTTTATTCTTCTCGATTCAGACTATATGGGGCCAATTTTTCTTTGAGAAGATGGGCCAATTCTATTAGGGTTGACGGGAGGGCGCCAATGAAATGGAGACTTTGCCTCATGCTAGCGTTAGTTGTCTTTGGGGCTGGCTGTGGAGCAAAACAAGAACCAACGCCCCATCCTACCTATACACCCTTGTCCACACTCACCCGAGAACCAACTTATACACCTTATCCCACTTATACATTGTATCCCTCATTGACACCGACTCTGACATTCACGCCGCTTCCAACTGTCACATCTACGCCAGTTGCAACCAACACACCCAGACCTGCGGTGGTTGGGAGCAAAAGCCGTCCGGTACCATTTCAGCAGTCACTCACAGTCAAACGCGGTAACTACACATTGGAATTGACATTGGTGGACGTTAAGCGTGGGCAGCCGGCCTATGATATCGTGAATGCGGGACAGGAATTTTTCCGAAGCTCCCCGGGGGAAGGGAACGAGTTCTTGGTGGCTCGTTTTCATGTCAAGTGCCTATCGGGTCCGTCGGATTATGCTACACGGTTGAATTGGTTAGATTTTGCAATTGATGCGAATCGCCATCTCATCGGTACACCGATAGTTGTTATGAATGGCGATCTTGATGCGGCACTCTATCCTGGGGGAGAGGATGAGGGATGGATACCATTCATTGTTCCTGCGGGTGCTCAAATAGGAGGAATCCGTTTCGAACTTGATGTATTGGCCGAAAACGTGATCTGGTTTGCCGTGCCGTAGGTTGACAGGGCGAAACATGTCTGTTGCCAAAATATCCGTTGTGCAGGAAAAAGGACAGGTAACGATTCCAGCCTCTATTCGACGCAAATGGAGGCTCAAGAAGGGCGATTTGATAGCCTTTGTGGAGACCGAGCAGGGCGTGCTCATCAGCCCACGGGAACTCGTGGCGGTGGAGGCTTTGGATCGGATCGGGCAAGCACTAAAGGAGCGTGGAATCTCTCTGGATGAATTGATCGAATCAGGGCGCGAGATTCGTGGGGGAATATTGAAAGAGGAATACAACATCGAGAAAGCGTGATCGGATGATCAGGGTTTTCATGGATGCCAGCATTCTCTTTGCGGCCAGTATGTCGGGCACTGGTCATGCTCGCGACTTGATTCGCCAGGCGATACGCGGCAAAGTGACTCTCGTGGTCAGCATTCTCACCAACGGTCGAGGCGGGTTTCAAACCCGCCCCGACCGCTGCGGGAACAAACTCCTTCCTCTCGGCGTCTCAAGGGTGAGTACCGCAGGAGGGATGCGCCATGAAAACGAAAGTGTGGATTGCGGGCCTGGTGGCTCTGTTGGTCTTCCCCATGGTGGCGGACGTGGCCCATGCCGACGGTATCATCATCCCCATCCCACCGCCCCACGTCGTGGAGCCGGTGGACTTGGCCGTCAAGTACCATCGGGTCTCGGTGGTCATCCGCGACCAGGTGGCCACGACGGAGGTGGACCAGGTATTCGTGAACGAATCCTCCTACCAATTGGAAGGCACCTACATCTTCCCGCTGCCCGAGGAGGCCACTATCTCCGATTTCGCCATGTTCGTGGAGGGCAAACGGCTGAGTGGCCAGATGCTGAGCGCCGAAGAAGCCCGCCGCATCTACGAGGACATCGTGCGCAGCCGCCGCGACCCGGCGCTGCTGGAATACGTCGGGCGCAACGCTTTCCGCGCCACTATCTTCCCCATCGAACCCCACGGCGAAAAGCGCGTGCAACTCCGTTACAGCCAGGTGCTTCTCGCCAACAAGGGTCTCATCAAGTATGTCTACCCTCTCAACACCGAGCGCTTCTCCAGCAAACCTCTGGAGGATGTGGCTATCACCGTGGAGATCACATCCCGCGAGCCGATCAAGTCCATCTACTCGCCCAGCCACAACGTGGCCATCGAGCGTCAGGATGACTACCACGCCACAGTGAGTTTCGAGGCCACCGACATCAAGCCTGATACAGATTTCACTTTGTATTACACAGTCTCTGAAGAGGACTTGGGGCTGAATCTGCTGTCGTACAAAGATGAGGGTGAGGATGGCTTTTTCCTGCTCCTGGTTGCGCCCAGTGTCGAGGTAGATGAGAGCCAGGTGGTGGCGAAGGACGTGTTTCTGGTGTTGGACACTTCGGGCAGCATGGAGGGCGAAAAGATCGAGCAGGCCAAGGAAGCCTTGTACTTCGTGCTCGACCATCTCAATGAGGACGACCGCTTCAACGTCATTGCCTACAACACCGGTGTGACACGCTATGCCCCGGGCCTACGGCCAGCATCTGAGGCCCGCCAGGCCCGCGACTTCGTGCGCCAATTGGAGGCCGGGGGCGGCACGAACATCCACCGCGCCTTTATGGAGACCCTGCGCATGACCAGCCGCGATCGCCCACAGGTCATCATCTTCCTCACCGATGGCCTGCCCACCGCCGGCATCACCGACGAGGAGCAGATCATCGCCGACGTGGCTCGTGAGGCGCCGGAGTCGGTGCGCATCTACGCCTTCGGCGTGGGCTACGACGTGAACACGTGGCTACTGGATACCATCACCAGCGAGCATCGCGGGGCGACGGGCTATGTGGAGCCGGGCCAGAGCATCGAAGAAGAGGTGTCGGCGTTTTACGCCAAAGTGAGCGCGCCGCTGCTCTCGGATATCGAGTTGCTCGTGGATGGCGTGACAGTGGACGACATCTACCCGTATCCGCTGCCCGATCTCTTTGCCGGCAGCCAGTTGGTGGTAGCCGGACGCTACCGCCAGGGCGGCCCAGCGACCATCACCCTGCGCGGCAACCTCAACGATCAGATCAAGGAGTACCGCTACGAAGCCTATTTCATCAAGAACGGCGGCGACGACTTCATCCCCCGCCTGTGGGCCACGCGCAAGATCGGCTATCTCTTGCGTGAGATCCGGCTCCACGGCCCAGAGAAGGAGTTAATTGACCAGATCGTGAGCCTGGGCGTGCGCTACGGCATCATGACACCCTACACCTCATTTCTGATTGACGATCGCCAGGACATCCTCACCGATCAGGGCCGCGCTTTCATCGGCCAGGGATACGCAGCCGCGCCAGCGCCCACGGCCGGCCCCGATGCAGTTGCAGCCAGCAAAGCGCAGGCTGAACTGGGTTCTGCCGAAGTGGTCGGAGGGGGCGAGAGCGAGTCGGCACAGGTCAAGCACGTCCGCGACAAGGCGTTCGTGCTGCGCGATGGCATCTGGACGGACACCGCCTACAATCCGGACCGGATGAAGCCCCGCACCGTGGTCTTTAGCAGCGATCTCTACTTTGACCTGCTGCGAGCGAACCCGCGCTGGGGGGTGTACTTCGCCGTCGGAACCGAAGTGATCGTCGTGCTGGATGGGCAGGCGTACCGTATCACGCGTTCCGGGGCCGCCGACAGCCCGGCTGTCACGCCGAAAGCGCCGCGCATCGAGCCGCCGGAGGACTACGGATTCATCGGCTATATCTGGGAGATACTCTTCGGGCACATGAGAAAGGAATGAGGGCGAGAGAATAAGCGAGATAAATCCAGTTAGTGAGTTTGTAGTGGTGGAAGCACAGTGCTAAAATGGCACTGTGAATCTCCAGGTGGACCAAAGCGGCAAAATAGAGAAAACGAACCAGGACACTGTCTTGGCCTTCTCAGGTGACGCGGAGTATGCTATTCTCATTCCGGCGAAGGCCAAACAACAAATCCTTCGGCGACTCCGGTCCACCAAAAGGCGGGGAAAGAGGGTTTATCTGGCCTTCTTTGCTATGGCTCTCTATCATCTCCTTGAGGGCTGTCTGGATCGGCTAAAATTTGTTGCCATTGACATCGAATACGAGGGACATGAGCACGATATTAAACTGATGTTGCTCAACTTGATTTGGAAGAAATATCCCCGATACCCAGCCGATCATATCACTTTCAGGCGCGTTGGTAAAAAATCTCGAGTGCACAAAAAGGCTTTGGCGGTCTTCCGAGGCGAAGACGGAGCCGATAAAATACTAACACCAGATGACTTTATGGGGCCCTTTATCAGGAAATAGAAAAGATTGGGGAGGCCCTTTCATGGTGAGCCTTGTTGCCAGGCAGTCATCCGTCCGGTCAAGGATAGGAGCGGCCTAGCCACCCAATCTATTATTTTTATAGCACAAAAGTTTAAATTTGTCAAATCTCTGGCAGTTTTCCCTCGATGGTAACAGATGGTCGCAGGCGGTGGAAGGATTGATGGCGACCGCAAACCCACGTTCCGCCATTGTCGGACAAATTGTCAATTTGTCCTACCGCCGAGACGCAGAAAGCCGAGAAACGTAAAGCGTGAATTTTTACGCCCATTCTGTGTCTTTGCGGTTTTTGGGCGTAACTAAGTGGACCGCGGGACGACATTAAACTATGAGAGGAATTCGGCTTTCGGTAATTGCTTTTCGAGCCAAGTTGATGTATAATAAGTGATAGATAGCCCGCGTGGGCTCAGGAGGTGGAAGATGCCCATCCGCCGTCTTTCGATTGTGATAGGTGCACTGGCGGTTTCTCTGGCCCTGAGCACGATCGTTTTCGCTGCGCCGCCCTGCCCGCCCTACTGCCCGCCGCCGTTTACGCCGCTCCCGCCTCCCACTACGCCTGCGCCGCCGCCTCCTACCCCGGTCCCACCCTATGTCCCGCCACCGGC comes from Chloroflexota bacterium and encodes:
- a CDS encoding AbrB/MazE/SpoVT family DNA-binding domain-containing protein → MSVAKISVVQEKGQVTIPASIRRKWRLKKGDLIAFVETEQGVLISPRELVAVEALDRIGQALKERGISLDELIESGREIRGGILKEEYNIEKA
- a CDS encoding NYN domain-containing protein — translated: MSNERVAIFIDGSNLYHSLQADYGTAAIDFEKFIQTLCAGRKLMRAYYYNAPRDQTSDPDKYNEQQKFFDRLRKVPYLQVELGRLEKHSGAWVEKGVDVSLAVDMLELAYRNAYDTAIIVSGDADFARVAEAVKSLGKHVENAFCHTGQSRRLREACDRFILLDSDYMGPIFL
- a CDS encoding VWA domain-containing protein, producing the protein MKTKVWIAGLVALLVFPMVADVAHADGIIIPIPPPHVVEPVDLAVKYHRVSVVIRDQVATTEVDQVFVNESSYQLEGTYIFPLPEEATISDFAMFVEGKRLSGQMLSAEEARRIYEDIVRSRRDPALLEYVGRNAFRATIFPIEPHGEKRVQLRYSQVLLANKGLIKYVYPLNTERFSSKPLEDVAITVEITSREPIKSIYSPSHNVAIERQDDYHATVSFEATDIKPDTDFTLYYTVSEEDLGLNLLSYKDEGEDGFFLLLVAPSVEVDESQVVAKDVFLVLDTSGSMEGEKIEQAKEALYFVLDHLNEDDRFNVIAYNTGVTRYAPGLRPASEARQARDFVRQLEAGGGTNIHRAFMETLRMTSRDRPQVIIFLTDGLPTAGITDEEQIIADVAREAPESVRIYAFGVGYDVNTWLLDTITSEHRGATGYVEPGQSIEEEVSAFYAKVSAPLLSDIELLVDGVTVDDIYPYPLPDLFAGSQLVVAGRYRQGGPATITLRGNLNDQIKEYRYEAYFIKNGGDDFIPRLWATRKIGYLLREIRLHGPEKELIDQIVSLGVRYGIMTPYTSFLIDDRQDILTDQGRAFIGQGYAAAPAPTAGPDAVAASKAQAELGSAEVVGGGESESAQVKHVRDKAFVLRDGIWTDTAYNPDRMKPRTVVFSSDLYFDLLRANPRWGVYFAVGTEVIVVLDGQAYRITRSGAADSPAVTPKAPRIEPPEDYGFIGYIWEILFGHMRKE